TTTTTGATTAGTGAAAGTTGACAGTGACGTAGCTCCTTTTTCCTTTGGGTTTGGCCAACGGGAGttttaggaggcacagacgattctggacattttcttcttcgataGCTCACTCAGAAAGCTTCTCTTGAGCTTTGAATATTTTTGATTTCGTacgaaggtatggttttggtttctcatagttaatgtttaatatcacgtgaaaacttaggttagaagaccttaagataggaatgaattgAAAGAAtaattgatggattgtgtatatggtataaAATGTGTGGTTTAGCTGTTGTTAATAATTTGCTGTTGAAGTTGGTTGAttttggaaaaagatttaatattggtatttgtttgattttgaaataatttgttacCGGAAATGATTTGAAGGACTGAGAGGTGTTTGATTTGatagttgggacccttgaagggtggcagaaaTTCGAGCTTTAGAGGAGATATTGCCAAAACTTCTATaagaattggagttttgatttgaggtggtatttaaaaaagaaagagaTTATTACGTGGCTTGTGTATTTGAGACTATTTAttgaccctctgtcgcaagatgtgaccgggcactttaactccccggattcccccatgggcatgcatatatatatattgaatattatatttgagcttggagtttaactccatggaatactatattattgagcttggagttcgactccatggaatactatattattgagcttggagttcgactccatggaatactatattattgagcttggagtttaactccatggaatattatattattgagcttggagtgtgactccatggaatattatgtTTGAGCTTGGAgattgactccatggaatattattgagcttggggatgcgcgcacagagggactgtctaatggttaactaccaggacatgtcgggttggctgtataaccgacagatgagactcatcagccataggacaggcatacatcatatgcatttgtttggttgcttgagtGTACATTGTTTTAGTTTGCTTAACTGTTAAATtctgcttatctgctacttgttctacttgctgtaaatgCTTCTCTATTTGTGTTTTCCTTGTCTGTAATGTTTGTCTATGTAATTAAAGGCCCCTTGTCTGGTGAAGGAATGACGAGGGTTGTTCCACCAGTGATTCAGAGGATTAGAAGTGACAGAAAGTAGAATGTTAAGTTAAAGATAGATTCAGAACTAGAATATCTTAGATAACTTACCTAACTTCCGGTTTAGTTGAATTCTTAAGCTGAAATCTGAGTGTCGatgttctaggaatgcctctggctttcccgagaccttttatattaactatgcatgcacatttaccatactgagaacctccggttctcattccatactatgttgttgtttttcagatgcaggtcgaaagGTATCTCATTAGGCGTCTGGTCacctgaagcgaagtggttactgTGTCATTTTGTTGTGCAGTGATGTATATAcacgtacttagctttctctccacataacttattctttttgatcctcttggaggtttatggagaggcaggattttgtttatgtacatcctgggttttggatatgtatatatatgtaaatatttctccggccagccttgacttcgcagactgagttaggagcttgataTTTGGTACCTATGGCTTtctattcctacttttattaTCTTACATTTTTCAGTTATAGTTTTCCTCACACGCAAGTTGTTCCGTTTTCAGAGCGTGGCGCTTttcattttgcgattttgttttacccatttttcaaggctcctagtctattatattttttctacCATTATaagtatgtattttaatttttagaagtcGTAAAACCTCgtcacctctattttacgacttaagcgtaaagttttgggtggtagggtgttacattatggtatcagagcagttcgttcctatagagcctgagggatggactgattatgcttctgggcatactctaggtgtgtgtatgtgctattaggatatctgattgatatatgtggcataaacgttcatgagcatgcatttggaacttgaaacattagacttgcgatattgagactgatcaacttaatatcacttgtttggtgtgtgaagggaccagatgtcgactcaCGGACGCGGTCGCGGCCGAGGTAGAGGTAGGATAGGCATCGTTACTCCTGGCCCGGCAGGGAATGATCCAGTAGACTTCATGGCTGCCCTGGAAAATATGGCTGCGGCTATGCAGGCGACAGCCGAGgcactgggtaatcagataaaccAGGGTAATCACAAAAACAATAATGATGAGGACGGTCCCATGACACTTGCTACACATATAGTCCCGTAAGTTGAATGTTAGGTCTTGGTTGGAGGCTATATCAGGACGATCTTGTTCTAATGAATACTTGAAAACGGCGAACGAAGCTACTGTGCAGGTCTGTTCATTAGCCgtacccttaaacacttgagttaAACATTATTTGAATAATAAGTATTTTAAGTTGCTATATGCTTACAACATTTAACCAGTGATAGTTGTTACGTTCATGCTAAAATTTTTAGGAACTTCATGAATGGGGATCAAGGTACGAGGAAAAATTTGGCTATGTTTTTGTGACATTTGTAGCTGGTATGACATCTGAAGACATACTTGCTGAATTAAAGGTTAGAAATAAACTTCTAGCACAGAAAGTGTATTATTACAGAGACACAATATGCTTTACAAAATAGACCATCAACTATACATTTTATTACGGTTTAGATGCGCTTTAATAACTCGCATAGTGTTGAGTTGGAGATTGCTTCAAAAGAGGAATTGAAGTATATAGAACGTGCTATTAGAGAGCTTCTTTCCAAGAAATATGTCCAAACTACCGACAAAGGAGACGGTAATAgttaattttatatttgttaatttTGAAAGTCCTCTTTCCATAATTCTGCAATTTTTTTCCTTAATAACTAGAATGACTTGGAAGTTATCATTATCTTTTAAGTAGATTTATATGTTGTTGGTTGCATGTTCATATATTTAGTGTCAGCTGAATATTCAGGCGAAATAGTTGCTGACACTCTAGATGGAGCAGACACTGATTCAGAAGACGATTTAGATGCTATCTCCTCTGGTGGATATGACATCTCCAGGGATGTTGAGCTTAATAAGGTTCCAGAAGAAGACAATGAAACTTTAAACACCCAACATAGAGAAGATGACGTACATGCTGCAAAAAGGAGTTTCGATCTGAACAAGTTGCCATGGTTTGGAGATGACTTATCAGATCCGTTATCACGTCACTGTAGCACTTTTTTGACAGAGTATTTCTGGCCAGGTCAATACGATGTTGATGAGAAATTTTGACTCAAAACTTGTTTGTCTACTTTAGTAATTCTGATTTTTATGCTCCATTGAACTTTGTTTTGAGTATATGAATTCGGACGTTCACTTGATTTTTATGTTACCAGTTATGgttaaatacaaactcaaaatggATGATACAACAAGAGAAAACCTGATTCGTAAATTCGTTTTTAGTTATTcatgtataaatattttttttaataactgaattattttttatgtaacacaaaattgaaaatttatttaatgcATTAATTAAGTTGCAGTATTTGAAACATGTTTTTCGTAAAAAAAAATAGCGAGGACTAAAATAGTTATAAGAAGGCAATAATGTTTATACAAAACAAATTCAAGTTAAAAATAATATTGCAGCGGTTGAAAAAAAACCGCTGCAAAACGAGTATCAATGTATTCAACAACTAGACATTTAGCAGGGGTTACAAAAAAATTGCTGCAAAATGAGATTATTTAGCAGCGTCCCCTAAAACCGCCACAAGAGCCGCTGCAAAATAAGCTCATTTGGTAGCGTCCCCTAAAACCACTACAAGAACCGCTGACAAATTCTATTTAGCAGCAGTTGAATAAAACCGCTGCTAAATAACCGCCGCTATCTGctgattttcttgtagtgtaaggcatatatattaaaaattaattatcaattaatcacGGTGTATTTAACTATTTGTGtgtatatttatgtatatttaaTGTATATGTAATAACTTTGATAAATTTTATTACCAGTCTCCTACTCAAATGTAATATATCTTAAACTTTACATGAATATTATTAATGTTTAAGCCTTTATTCACTACGAGTCTATCATCCTAACGAAAGAGATGACTACTTGAacattgaaataaatttcaaataataATCTATGCTATAGTTTATCCCAAAAAAACTTGAATATTGTGAATCATATTTCGTGACTTTAtacttatttttaaataatttaaataaatcaaATAGAGTAAATGTCCAAAATAGTTCTTGAAATTCAAATCCGCATTCAATTTAgtctttgatttttttaaatgacCAACTAAATCCCTTAAATTCAGAAACGTGCGTCTCCGTTAGTCCCTCGCAGAATTGCCGTCTAAACGTTGCTGATGTGGAACGTTAACTGCCATGTAGGCATTCCATTAAACAACGTCATTTTAACTGTCAAATTAGGGTCTAATTTGAACTTCTGCGCTTAAGGGAGAGAAGATGTTATTCAAAGGGGGAGAAGATGTTATTtcaaacgacgtcgtttaatGGAATGCCCACATGGCAATTAACGTTCTACATCAACAACGTTTAGACGGCAATTCTGCGAGGGACTAACGGAGACGCACGTTTCTGAATTTAAGGGATTTAGTTGGTCATTTAGAAAAATCAAGGACTAAATTCAATACCGATTTTTAtttcagggaccattttgggcATTTACTCAAATCAAATATATTACGATAACGATAAATtgagttaaaccccaaaatggTCCTTGAGATTGGCATCGtgtactaaaatcatccatgagattccaattgcactaattacgtccctgagattgaaaaaagtgcaccatattagtccctgacctattttccattaacgacgtgatgacatggcatgatgatgtggattgtaagtgacacgtgtcacttcatgatttggccacgtgtaatggtatgatgatgtggtgaccagtgacatgtggcatgctgacgtggatggttgtgccacatgtcacaatgttatttggccacgtgtccatttgtgccacgtgtcgcaacagtattcgtccacgtgttaTCCACTATGTCATCGttgtatatgcaccaaattagtccctcactttacattaagtgactcattttagtccctgaaattgaatgtcgtgcaccaaacttgtcccttcaccagttttttctcaattttttctataaattcaaaattctcaatatttttgaatgcattaatttcaattctattttttcacatgttcttcaaataaaagtatttttataaaatattttttctcttgcgaaTACCCTAACCGTCGACTTAGAGTTAACGTGAAGGCTTTTCAAGCACATTCACTACCATCTCTGACCTCTTTcagtacttttataaaatatttttttcttgcgGATATTCCTAATAACCGCCatcttggagttgacgtgaaggcatttcaagctTCTCTCATTACCATCTCTGACCTCTTTCGTCTAGACTACAGAGGTCAAAGATGGTAGTGAGGGTGCTTGAAGTGCCTTCAATCTAGCTTATTTACACATAACGAAAACGTGTAAGAcaaaaaatgtttattttaattattaatttattattaaaaacacatattttttttgtgaaaaaaatgtgtctaatcaatcatataattatttttttgtataacatacttatatattacaaaatttaccaatgttaaattattaaaaaattatataattaaaactaaaatcttaaaaatttttatgaaagcacttgtatttaaacgatatatgaaaaaatagaattgaaattagtgtatccaagatattaaaattttaaattaaaaaaaaaagaagaaaaaatggtgaaaggactagtttggtgcacgacattcaatttcagggactaaaatgagtcacttaatgcaaagtgagggactaatttggtacaTATATAACGATGACATAATAGATGtcacgtggacgaatactgttgcgacacgtggcacaaacggacacgtggccaaataacattgtaatacgtggcacaaccatcaacgtcatcatgccacgtgttactggtcaccacatcatcataccattacacgtggccaaatcatgaagtgacacgtgtcacttacagtccacgtcatcatgccatgtcatcacgtcgttaatgaaaaataggtcagggactaatatggtgcatttttttcaatctcagggacgtaattggtgcaattggaatctcagggacgattttagtgcacgacgccaATCTCAGGAACCATTTTAGGGTTTAACTCCGATAAATTAAGTgtgttttatattatttattttaccatcacaattatattaatattaacaCAAAGTATAGATTTATTGTTAGTGTAATACGTTTTATTTTCTTGGAATAAAGTTAAACAAATATTGTTGTGATAAGTTAAaatattaaaagtaaataaaatttgtGATTCCAATTACTAGGAATTTTAGTTAGAGAAGTGTTAGGAGACCAACAGAATTTGTGATGTGTAATCATCAATTAGCCATTATCATtgtttttaatggtatgagatgaTATTTAATGGTTAAGTGATggccaaatttttaaaaaagtgcTGGTCCGCTAGaatttttcttttagttagatAGAAGcctataaaaaaaatctaaaatccaaaccaaaaatttagacaaaggtataataaattaataatacacgaaaaaaagccaaaagctttaGATGTTTAATCCAGTGTAAATAGCTAAATTATTCACATCATCATAACTTTTAGATGTTTAATCCAGTGtaaatagttaaattaattcacctCATCATAATTATCCGTGGTTAACCTCACAtgggaaaataaaaaataaaaaatcaattcaaaaaaCCAAACGTAACACTAAGACTGACAATACATATTTTATCTGCGGGTATCCTATCCGCAACTGCAACTCGACCCGTTGTAGGTAAGGTAGAGATCGATTTGAGTATACCTGCGGATAGGATAAGGTAGGGGTTAAGGTGTACCCTACTCTATTCTACACACACCTCATATATAACACACATTTTATATAAATTAGGTATATAATGAAGAAGTTGAGAGTTGAACCCACAATCTCTCTCATATAATAACTTGTAATAAGTGAGTAATTACTAAACTAgttaactaatttaataatttagaacatttattaatatgtatgaaatttggaatgattgaattttatatttgctttgaataaatttgatatttctgcggaTAGAGTAGAATAGGGTAGGATTTACAACTTTAGGGTGCATGTAGGGTTAGGGTTAGAGATTCTTTACCCGCAGGTAAGGTAgaatagagttttaataaaatttttaactcACGAATAGGATCTAAaccctatcctaccctacccattaCTAGTCTTACATAACAACGAGAATTAAAAAGAGACTACACGTCATTATTTAAATAAGACATGTATAGTCTTCATAGCATACTTTTTTCTTCTATCAGTACCATAAAATTTTTCATATTAAATTATCACGTGTTCAAATTAAGATTTTATGCTAATAGTCtttgttattaattaaaaattattttatatattttaaaatttgaaaattaaaatattcgaCTTTAGACTAAATCTAACATCTTTACATCCTGTATGTATTACCAAAATTAAGTATTTAATGAAGCATATATCACAAACCAACattaaatattgaaaaaaaaattgtcaaAATTTATTGGATGAATGTCATTATTTCATCGTTAATGTTTCTCTTGTATATACTTAGGATTCAATATGCGTGGTCATCAGCTTTAGCTCACAACAAGAACAACAATAATATTATGGACTAATAAGACGGACGAGTGCTAGGTGCAACAAATTTTGTAACGTatagttattaattagttattattgattattaagtgccagccaaattttaataaaagttatTCCTAGACTTTCTCAATAAAACGGGATTAATCGTAAGTGGCTCCCAAGTTAATTTGAGTGATAAAGAAGCAGAAAAACCATGGATGCAGGGACCTATAAAATTAACAACATTCTTAATAAATTGTCGCTTTGGAACTAGTCTAATATATCGGTTAATAGGTATCGATTAATCGAAATTCCAGAGAGTGAGGTCAGTTtgaaattcatcatcatcatgaaaagCTCCTCGCTTCATGGACGGTGGTGTTATAAGCAAACCCTCCGCCATGCTATCAAGCAATGCAGGCATGTTAAACATTGCCTCCTCATCAAAGAACGTCGTCGATGAAATCGACCCCActccaccactaccaccaccatcatcaacaCCAACACAAAGATTCATATTTGAAGAAGAAACAGGAGGGTTAGTAATATCATTATTACTAGTTTGTTGTGCGGCTTTGGAAGCAGCTTCTCGAATATGTTGAGGTGAAGATGACTCCGCAAGGGGAAGAAGGGGGACGGAGAGAGGGAAATTGAAGGTGGCTGAGGTGCCTCTAAGTGCCAGAACTGCGGCGTCGTGTGCCCTAGCGGCCATTTCAGGGGTAGCGTAAGTTCCGAGCCATATTCTTGATTTCTTGATTGGTTCTCTCACTTCGCATACCCACTTGTTGCCGTTCCTCCGCCGGACACCCCTGTACACCGGGTGTCTCATCTCTCGGAACTTCTTCCTCCCCGATCTCCTCTTCTGACTGCGTGATGGCGACGATGACGATGGCGGTGGGCTGATGGCCGAGCGTTGGGTTTGAGATGAAGTAGAAGAAGAtagtgatgaagaagaagaatagtaATACAGTGATTCTTCGTTATTCTCAAACTCCATGACAATGGCGGATACTTGGTTGATGCATGCAAGGGTGTTGAAGAgagggatatatatatataccatgactccatgagagagagagagtgatgaTGAAAACATCGGTGCAGGCCTTGAAGGGAAAACGTGCTGCAAACTAATGGAATTGAATTTTGTCGTGACCTTATACTCTAAACAATAACATTTGATTAAGATTTAAGAATTTTATGTTctcaatttttattaaaataatatttttacatCAATAATTATAActgaataatttttaattaagtaatataaataaaaagtcATATATGCTTTATAAAAACCTTGGTCGTATTATTATAAATAAGATCAgtggttttttttattattattattataaataagatTTGAGAGATAAAATNNNNNNNNNNNNNNNNNNNNNNNNNtctaattaaaaatagaaaaagtctagggccagcaacttttgtgttttctagCCAACACTTAACTATCAAAACAAAAGCGAGTGATCTCCtactattagatgtaatctcacaccattaaaaatattattgatgactaattgatggttacaaaacaccaaaattgctgtCCCTAACATTCCTCTTAAAAATATCTCCCAGAAACACAGACCAGGTATTAACAGTGGTCCGTGCTATATATTGGTGACGGACATGCATATGGCAATGGCACTAATGGCAGCATTACACGTTGGAATTATCAGTGAAGACAAGTGCAGTAGTACTATTCTAAATTAATAATTGAATAATAGAGCTATAATAACATCTATTAGTTTCGTATAAATACTATATAACTTAACCGGTATCATGCACAGTATTGCTACTTAATTTGTACATTATTTTTCTTCTGAAAAATGGATTTCTGGAATAAGCTCGTGTTCTCTTTTGATGGCGATATGTCTCacgtttttatgatttttttggtgTTGCTTTATGATGAAAGAATATTTAGTGAACCTTGGAGCATATATAAACGAATAGAATTCGTTACATGCTTGTTTGTGTTTGTGAGGTTCTAACACCAAAGACAACTTCAGGTAGCTGTCCATAGCGCTGACTAAATAAAAAGTCAACTTTTATGGGGTCAACGAACGTGTTTACTTTGAAAAGTTCATTTtctatttcctttttcttttttcatcatgTTTCGTCTTTTATTTCTTCGCCATCAGCAGCTACCAGCCTACCACTGTCGTCATTTTATATATAATTGGAAAGATGAGAATTTGTATCATAATTAAGTTGTTAAAAGCACGTTAATATATTGCTTCATAAACatcaaaattataataaaaaaaacatcaaataaaattataataaaaatNNNNNNNNNNNNNNNNNNNNNNNNNNNNNNNNNNNNNNNNNNNNNNNNNNNNNNNNNNNNNNNNNNNNNNNNNattaaaataaaaagataaaaaaaatcctATGCCATATCAGCCCATTAATTACCTTTGACTTTTAATTAGAAAACAATAACAAAACTATAACATAATTCGGTGCAACGTTGACTTTCTCAATACAACCAATCAGACACCGTCACTGTACACGTGATGTAAGTGTCAATGCAAAATTGATTTATGCTGGGGTGGCAATATGTATTTGCGGTATCCAATCCGATTTCATTCGGTCGGTCGAGTAGGATTGTTAACTCGATCTGCAGTGAATAGAGTAGAGTGCAGGTAAGATTTTTGTGCGGGTTGAGTTTCAACTCTACTCGACCAACCGNNNNNNNNNNNNNNNNNNNNNNNNNNNNNNNNNNNNNNNNNAAAGTCAGTTccattttaaattatcatcaaattatataataatattatatcttTTTTGTAATTCGTAGGTAGGATCGGATACCCGTGGGTTAAGAGCGGATATGGTTAGGGTTGGATCTAAACCATACCCTATCCTATCCTACCCATTGACACCCCTAATTTATGCATAAGagaaatgtttattatttttagggcAAATCACCCAAATAAAATATTTGAGTTTTAAAATTATAGAAATACAATTTTTGCAATTTGATACAAAAATGCAACTTTCTTTAAAATGATGTAAATCGCCGAAGGAGTTCCACGGTTTTTAAATACACTGTTGGAGAGGTTTCACGGGTTACGTTCATGTTATATTTGTTCAGAAACTAACCGTAGTAGAAATTTCATGATTTCTGTTGGAATAAAAAATAAGCATAAACCGTGAAAGGGGTCCAGCGATTTATGGTGTGATAGTTGAGAGTTATTTTCACACATTTACAAATGAAAGGAGAGGAGAATTTAAATACAAATTAGaaagatataattaaatacaaaAAGAATACTAAAgaagaaaatttaaatttatgtgttaaaatttagtattttttgttataatttttagtactttttttatatttaattatatttttctaatggaatatattttataaaaacttgctctaaaaaatatacaaaattaaataaaaaataaagttctataaaaaaatatgtattaataaaaataattaaaaaatttatatgaacaacaaataataaaaattctattaaaaaaaatacaataatataCATTAATGAACAAAAATATTCATACTATtaactagaaaaataaataaaagatagatAAAAAACCAAAACTTAACAAAGAGTACTAACaataatgttaaaaaaatatttatttgtaaaatatagtcataaaaaaaattcaaaaattttgataattatttttttatctcttGTTGTAAATGAGATTAAATGacaaaattaatag
The DNA window shown above is from Arachis ipaensis cultivar K30076 chromosome B08, Araip1.1, whole genome shotgun sequence and carries:
- the LOC107610400 gene encoding dehydration-responsive element-binding protein 1F-like, coding for MFSSSLSLSHGVMVYIYIPLFNTLACINQVSAIVMEFENNEESLYYYSSSSSLSSSTSSQTQRSAISPPPSSSSPSRSQKRRSGRKKFREMRHPVYRGVRRRNGNKWVCEVREPIKKSRIWLGTYATPEMAARAHDAAVLALRGTSATFNFPLSVPLLPLAESSSPQHIREAASKAAQQTSNNDITNPPVSSSNMNLCVGVDDGGGSGGVGSISSTTFFDEEAMFNMPALLDSMAEGLLITPPSMKRGAFHDDDEFQTDLTLWNFD